In one Parageobacillus genomosp. 1 genomic region, the following are encoded:
- a CDS encoding bacteriocin-processing peptidase family protein produces the protein MNIERIATYIKEKRIIEALEEIKPMLQEANGRPFCWRMPLRAWQSADSFHHLIRLFDYALMYRHSALLARYAHRRFSTLQTLTWVCDEWIEERRPLDVEEALRPRLEEAIANGKEKPEHIARAAFTLVRALLEMRRIEEARQWMNVVERYETIPMYDKWGYFYMETDDRNRAEEILRKGLDEPERGDMCHLLLADLYALNGCQRKALEIVECGIKRFPQVPALYAEKARRLRDLHEYKAALEAMDEVDRLTPFHVHRRYFAHVRAQIYYKLGKFDELAALVQREKSLVSTPYARASERASLPQVILPLVPVVQKHNYCVPASLEMMLRLLGKERTQDEVAEHIFDVRGSKLSTTVHYLETLGFLCRFFIGSAERWKRLLDAGIPVLLSVDYEQSSHVQVLFGYDERLGAFYVQDPNMLEPFVVAYDEVEKWYAGTHYLSIAAIPREKEAIAVSLPEAEDQYFRQLHAFAEKMDEDEQAYMAPFLAFLRKHEHIPYTWLYVVKHFSTEEAKELLLDYTERVLAKYGDINDLLLAAAKAYVYVKEIERAEAVLARVKRKNHSPLYHYLQGRIAFYESRYEEASRHFRASLQLDPDQPDVWSYMALSTTYGGKEKKGLELSQIALTIHPDDPFIGTNHGIMLFHAKQFQEARAFFDELLRRHQRDAHLWYERARCDERLGKIRKAERGFLVAKVLDGKEPYPYLALADLYENELGDWQKAEAVLLEGAAKAGSSPALHVRLGDWYMERDEAEKAEAHYQKALEQEEKEVFAHLGLAYVMMQRGQRDEAKQYLLDKKPLFAQNSEYLLNAGKMLLANKLAIEAKEKGIALAFLEEGLRLAQFDVTEAYEFYIEQLTDHFLVDRGIDFLGQLINERPTDVNALCYLGVLYEQSGMFSKAIDLYERASKVRKSTFPLYRLAETYRAFERWNEAKRYYEACLEVDDTFAVAHLRLAVLYELEENIDKQRFHLQKAFECDPLQVHVENAVWLFDDPATLVDTIEAVRTQAGDIWYYNSLGYVYGAMGDGAKEKEAVEHALRLHPDHPEVLHHYAKVLVKEGKLREAIAILERLIEQDVRNEALYETYIQAFSYTMRGIGKLRERLRRWKLENSKKSVVCMYAASALSSYMMNMQRIGGEGFLPKRLWTKTKAWTKQVIFAAAVLDLYETAIRLDRSNIEAYERLAGFYEASELTDDAIKTLRKALTYEWNGDVARELVMLLIHSENSKRQKEAGEWIERLLEEQPNDLTMLELKAFLLLDDGREEEAENLLRSIIEIEPLLHRSILTLGTMYMAKQRYDEAIAVLANGLFHHPYDVEMSQELARAYDEAGQTEKALSVIDKWLQFAQEDLSARYQRACYLAKLGRMEEAKRELAHVLDKDETGDFAELANEEPVLVPLLRPSAEK, from the coding sequence ATGAATATAGAACGAATCGCAACCTATATAAAAGAAAAACGCATTATCGAAGCATTAGAGGAAATAAAGCCGATGCTTCAGGAAGCAAACGGGCGTCCATTTTGCTGGAGGATGCCGCTGCGGGCATGGCAATCAGCGGACTCGTTTCATCATCTGATCCGCTTGTTTGATTATGCGTTAATGTACCGCCATAGCGCGCTGTTGGCGCGCTACGCCCACCGCCGCTTTTCGACGCTGCAGACGCTGACGTGGGTATGTGATGAGTGGATTGAAGAACGACGGCCGTTGGATGTCGAGGAAGCGCTGCGGCCGCGCTTGGAAGAAGCGATCGCGAACGGAAAGGAAAAACCGGAACATATCGCGCGTGCTGCTTTTACACTTGTGCGCGCTCTTTTAGAAATGCGCCGGATCGAAGAAGCACGGCAGTGGATGAACGTGGTAGAACGATATGAAACTATTCCGATGTACGATAAATGGGGATACTTTTATATGGAAACCGACGATCGCAATAGAGCGGAAGAAATATTACGGAAAGGATTGGATGAGCCGGAGCGCGGCGATATGTGCCATTTGCTTTTGGCCGACTTGTACGCGCTAAACGGCTGTCAGCGGAAAGCACTGGAAATCGTTGAATGCGGCATCAAACGGTTTCCGCAAGTACCGGCACTATATGCCGAAAAAGCGCGCCGGTTGCGCGATTTGCATGAGTACAAGGCAGCGCTCGAAGCGATGGACGAGGTCGACCGTCTCACTCCGTTTCATGTTCACCGCCGCTATTTTGCCCATGTGCGTGCGCAAATCTATTACAAGCTTGGCAAGTTCGATGAACTAGCGGCGCTTGTTCAAAGAGAGAAATCATTGGTATCTACGCCATACGCGCGTGCAAGCGAACGAGCTTCTCTGCCGCAAGTGATCTTGCCGCTTGTGCCTGTTGTACAAAAGCATAATTATTGTGTGCCCGCAAGTTTGGAAATGATGCTGCGGCTGTTAGGTAAGGAACGCACACAAGATGAAGTGGCCGAGCATATTTTCGATGTGCGCGGTTCAAAATTGTCGACGACGGTACATTATTTGGAAACGCTTGGCTTTTTATGCCGCTTTTTCATCGGTTCAGCGGAGCGGTGGAAACGGCTGCTCGATGCTGGAATTCCCGTGCTGTTAAGCGTCGATTACGAACAATCGTCCCATGTGCAAGTATTGTTCGGCTATGATGAGCGCCTCGGGGCGTTTTACGTGCAAGACCCAAACATGCTCGAGCCATTTGTCGTTGCTTATGACGAAGTCGAAAAATGGTATGCAGGAACACATTATTTGTCGATTGCTGCGATTCCCCGGGAAAAAGAAGCGATTGCCGTGTCGCTGCCGGAAGCGGAAGATCAATATTTCCGTCAACTTCATGCCTTCGCCGAAAAAATGGATGAAGATGAACAAGCGTATATGGCGCCGTTTCTCGCGTTTTTGCGCAAACACGAACACATCCCATACACATGGCTGTATGTCGTCAAACATTTTAGCACGGAAGAAGCGAAAGAACTGCTTCTCGACTATACCGAGCGGGTACTTGCTAAATACGGTGATATTAATGATTTGTTGCTTGCGGCGGCGAAAGCGTATGTGTATGTGAAAGAAATCGAACGGGCCGAAGCGGTGCTGGCGCGGGTGAAAAGAAAAAACCACAGTCCGCTCTATCACTATTTACAGGGACGGATCGCGTTTTACGAAAGCCGGTACGAAGAAGCAAGCCGCCATTTCCGGGCTTCGCTCCAGCTCGATCCCGACCAGCCCGACGTCTGGAGCTATATGGCCCTTAGCACCACGTACGGCGGAAAGGAAAAGAAAGGGCTGGAACTGTCGCAAATCGCTTTAACGATACACCCTGACGATCCGTTTATTGGCACGAACCATGGCATCATGTTATTTCATGCCAAACAATTTCAGGAGGCGCGCGCCTTTTTTGACGAATTGCTGCGCCGCCATCAACGCGATGCCCATCTATGGTATGAACGGGCGCGTTGCGATGAAAGGCTAGGAAAGATCCGTAAAGCGGAACGCGGCTTTCTTGTCGCTAAAGTGCTTGATGGCAAAGAGCCGTATCCGTATTTGGCGTTAGCAGATTTATATGAAAATGAGTTAGGGGATTGGCAAAAAGCTGAAGCTGTTTTGCTAGAAGGAGCGGCAAAGGCCGGAAGCTCCCCTGCATTACACGTTCGTCTTGGCGACTGGTATATGGAACGAGACGAAGCGGAAAAGGCGGAAGCGCATTACCAAAAAGCGCTCGAGCAAGAGGAAAAAGAGGTCTTTGCCCATCTCGGCCTTGCATACGTGATGATGCAACGGGGGCAGCGCGATGAAGCAAAACAGTATCTGTTGGATAAGAAGCCATTATTTGCTCAAAACAGCGAATATCTATTAAATGCCGGAAAAATGCTCCTGGCCAATAAGCTAGCTATAGAAGCAAAAGAAAAAGGCATCGCGCTTGCCTTTCTTGAAGAAGGATTGCGCCTTGCGCAATTTGATGTGACAGAAGCGTACGAGTTTTATATTGAACAACTGACCGACCATTTCCTTGTCGACCGCGGAATTGATTTTCTCGGGCAACTCATCAACGAGCGTCCAACCGATGTAAACGCGCTTTGTTATCTCGGCGTGCTTTATGAACAAAGCGGCATGTTTTCGAAAGCGATCGATTTATACGAACGGGCGAGCAAGGTGCGAAAAAGCACGTTCCCGCTCTATCGCTTGGCCGAAACGTATCGGGCGTTCGAGCGCTGGAACGAGGCAAAACGGTATTATGAAGCGTGTCTCGAAGTTGATGATACGTTTGCGGTGGCTCACCTTCGCTTAGCGGTTCTTTACGAATTGGAAGAAAACATTGATAAGCAGCGGTTCCATTTGCAAAAAGCGTTCGAGTGCGACCCGCTTCAAGTTCATGTCGAAAATGCGGTGTGGCTGTTTGACGATCCCGCTACATTAGTAGACACGATCGAAGCGGTGCGGACGCAAGCAGGCGATATTTGGTATTATAACAGCCTTGGCTACGTATATGGAGCAATGGGGGACGGTGCCAAAGAAAAAGAGGCGGTCGAACACGCGCTTCGCCTCCATCCTGATCATCCGGAAGTGCTCCACCATTATGCGAAAGTGCTTGTCAAGGAAGGGAAGTTACGCGAAGCGATCGCCATCCTTGAGCGATTGATTGAGCAGGATGTCCGCAATGAAGCCTTGTATGAAACGTATATTCAAGCATTTTCGTATACAATGAGAGGAATAGGAAAACTGCGTGAGCGGCTGCGCCGATGGAAACTGGAAAACAGCAAGAAAAGTGTAGTATGTATGTATGCCGCTTCTGCTCTTTCCTCGTATATGATGAACATGCAGCGAATCGGGGGGGAAGGATTTCTCCCCAAACGACTGTGGACAAAAACGAAAGCGTGGACGAAACAGGTTATTTTTGCTGCCGCTGTTTTGGATTTATATGAAACGGCGATTCGTTTGGACCGAAGCAATATAGAAGCGTATGAGCGCCTCGCTGGGTTTTACGAAGCGTCAGAATTGACGGATGACGCGATCAAGACGCTGCGCAAGGCGTTAACATATGAGTGGAATGGCGATGTCGCCCGTGAACTTGTTATGCTTCTCATTCACTCCGAAAACAGCAAGCGGCAAAAAGAAGCAGGCGAGTGGATCGAGCGGCTGCTCGAAGAACAGCCGAACGACCTAACTATGCTGGAGCTCAAGGCGTTCCTGCTCCTTGACGATGGACGGGAAGAGGAAGCAGAAAATTTGCTTCGTTCCATTATCGAAATAGAGCCGCTCTTACATCGCAGTATTTTGACGTTAGGAACGATGTATATGGCAAAACAGCGCTATGATGAAGCGATTGCCGTACTTGCAAACGGGCTTTTCCATCATCCATATGATGTAGAGATGAGTCAAGAATTGGCGCGTGCGTATGACGAAGCGGGGCAGACGGAAAAAGCGCTTTCCGTTATCGACAAATGGCTTCAATTTGCCCAAGAAGACTTATCCGCTCGTTATCAACGGGCGTGCTATTTAGCCAAGCTCGGGCGAATGGAGGAAGCGAAGCGCGAACTAGCGCATGTTCTTGATAAAGATGAAACAGGAGATTTTGCCGAACTGGCTAACGAAGAACCGGTGTTGGTGCCGCTATTACGGCCATCGGCGGAAAAATAG
- the yidC gene encoding membrane protein insertase YidC — MRKWIFALLGTVVLLSGCNRNAPINEHSQGIWDHYFVYPMSKLLLTIGHLFGNNYGIAIIVLTLIVRFCLLPLILKQFKTTIAMQKIRPELQKLQQKYKGNDIETQRKLQQEMMQLYQKHGVHPASGCLPVLIQMPIFMSLYYAISRTQEIKMHSFLWVQLGHRDPYFILPILASLTTFISLRLSPSMAEEQMPQMAMMSYIMPVMIFIGASSVPSALSLYWVVGGCFSIIQSLILRTQLKAAKAAENGRA; from the coding sequence ATGAGAAAGTGGATTTTTGCATTACTAGGAACGGTTGTTTTACTAAGCGGCTGCAATCGCAACGCGCCGATTAATGAACATAGCCAGGGAATTTGGGATCATTATTTTGTCTATCCAATGTCGAAATTGCTTTTGACGATTGGGCATCTGTTTGGAAATAACTACGGGATTGCCATCATCGTATTAACGCTAATCGTCCGTTTTTGCCTGCTGCCGCTCATCTTAAAGCAGTTTAAAACGACGATTGCGATGCAAAAAATCCGCCCGGAACTGCAAAAGCTCCAGCAGAAATATAAAGGGAATGACATCGAAACACAGCGCAAGCTCCAGCAGGAAATGATGCAATTGTATCAAAAGCACGGCGTCCATCCTGCGAGCGGCTGCCTGCCGGTGCTGATTCAAATGCCGATTTTTATGTCGCTTTATTACGCGATTTCGCGCACGCAAGAAATTAAGATGCACTCGTTTTTATGGGTGCAGCTCGGCCATCGTGATCCGTACTTCATTTTGCCGATTTTGGCCAGTTTGACGACTTTCATCTCGCTGCGCTTGTCACCGTCAATGGCGGAAGAACAAATGCCGCAAATGGCGATGATGTCGTATATCATGCCAGTCATGATTTTTATCGGGGCAAGCTCCGTTCCGTCCGCCCTGTCGCTTTATTGGGTTGTCGGCGGCTGCTTCTCGATCATTCAATCATTGATTTTGCGCACGCAACTAAAAGCGGCCAAAGCCGCAGAAAATGGACGGGCATGA
- a CDS encoding cysteine hydrolase family protein, producing the protein MKKALINIDYTIDFIADHGALTCGKPGQQIESELVRITKEFIENGDFVVFAIDIHKAGDTYHPETKLFPPHNIEGTEGRKLYGELEAVYQANKHKDNVYWMDKTRYSAFAGTDLEIKLRERGITEVHLVGCCTDICVLHTAVDAYNKGFHIVVHKNAVASFNPVGHEWALEHFKHTLGAEVVE; encoded by the coding sequence ATGAAAAAAGCATTGATTAACATTGATTATACGATTGATTTCATCGCCGACCACGGCGCGCTTACTTGCGGAAAGCCCGGCCAGCAAATCGAATCGGAGCTGGTGCGGATTACGAAAGAGTTTATCGAAAATGGCGATTTTGTCGTATTTGCGATCGATATACATAAAGCGGGGGATACTTATCATCCGGAAACGAAGCTGTTTCCGCCGCATAATATCGAAGGAACGGAAGGGCGGAAATTGTATGGGGAATTGGAAGCGGTTTATCAAGCGAACAAGCATAAAGACAATGTGTATTGGATGGATAAAACGAGATATAGCGCATTTGCCGGTACGGATTTAGAAATAAAGCTAAGAGAGCGCGGCATTACCGAAGTGCATTTAGTCGGCTGCTGTACGGACATTTGCGTGCTTCATACTGCGGTCGATGCGTACAATAAAGGTTTTCACATCGTTGTACATAAAAATGCGGTCGCCAGCTTCAATCCGGTCGGGCATGAATGGGCGCTCGAGCATTTCAAACATACATTAGGTGCGGAAGTAGTGGAATAA
- a CDS encoding nicotinate phosphoribosyltransferase, protein MNEKYADDSFTLHTDLYQINMVETYWEDGIHNRKAVFEVFFRRLPFGNGYAVFAGLERVIQFLQEFRFSESDIDYLRSELGYRDDFLDYLQTVRFTGTLRSMKEGEIVFGNEPILRIEAPLAEAQLVETAILNIINFQTLIATKASRIKHILGDEPAMEFGSRRAHEMDAALWGARAAYIGGFEATSNVRAGKLFGIPVAGTHAHAMVQAYQDEYTAFHKYARRHKDCVFLVDTYDTLKSGVPNAIRVAKELGDQINFIGIRIDSGDLAYLSKEARKMLDEAGFTKAKIFASNDLDEETILNLKSQGAKIDVWGIGTKLITAYDQPALGAVYKLVAIEDENGNMVDTIKISGNPEKVTTPGLKRVYRIVNKINQKAEGDYIALESENPQQEERLKMFHPVYTFISKFVTNFEARDLHETIFDNGKLVYTSPPLKEIQAFVKENLRLFWDEYKRTMNPEQYPVDLSQACWDNKMENIRKVKEKIEKLEEY, encoded by the coding sequence ATGAACGAAAAATATGCGGATGACAGTTTTACCCTTCATACGGACTTATATCAAATTAATATGGTGGAAACGTATTGGGAAGACGGCATTCATAACCGCAAGGCAGTGTTTGAAGTGTTTTTCCGCAGGCTGCCGTTTGGAAACGGATACGCGGTATTTGCCGGCTTGGAACGGGTCATTCAATTTTTGCAGGAATTCCGGTTTTCCGAAAGCGATATTGACTATTTGCGATCGGAATTGGGATATCGGGACGATTTTTTAGATTATTTGCAAACGGTTCGTTTTACCGGCACGCTGCGCTCGATGAAAGAAGGGGAAATCGTTTTCGGCAACGAGCCGATTTTGCGCATTGAAGCGCCGCTTGCCGAAGCGCAGCTCGTGGAAACGGCGATTTTAAACATTATCAACTTTCAAACGTTAATCGCGACAAAAGCGTCTCGTATTAAACATATTCTCGGCGATGAGCCGGCGATGGAGTTCGGCAGCCGCCGGGCGCACGAGATGGATGCCGCGCTGTGGGGGGCGCGAGCTGCCTATATCGGCGGGTTTGAAGCGACATCGAACGTACGGGCAGGGAAACTTTTCGGCATTCCGGTTGCCGGCACCCATGCGCACGCGATGGTACAAGCCTATCAAGATGAATACACCGCGTTCCATAAATATGCGCGCCGCCATAAAGATTGCGTCTTTCTCGTCGACACGTACGATACATTGAAGTCAGGGGTGCCAAACGCGATTCGTGTCGCCAAAGAGCTGGGCGATCAAATCAATTTTATTGGTATCCGTATCGACAGCGGCGATCTCGCCTATTTGTCGAAAGAAGCGAGAAAAATGCTCGATGAAGCGGGATTTACGAAGGCGAAAATTTTCGCGTCGAACGATTTAGACGAAGAAACGATCCTCAATTTAAAATCACAAGGCGCGAAAATCGACGTCTGGGGAATCGGCACGAAATTAATAACCGCGTACGATCAGCCGGCGTTGGGCGCCGTTTATAAATTAGTCGCCATTGAAGATGAAAACGGAAATATGGTCGATACGATTAAAATCAGCGGCAACCCGGAAAAAGTCACGACCCCGGGGCTGAAACGGGTGTACCGCATTGTCAACAAAATCAATCAAAAAGCGGAAGGCGACTATATTGCACTAGAAAGCGAAAATCCGCAACAAGAAGAACGGCTCAAAATGTTTCATCCTGTTTATACGTTTATCAGCAAATTTGTCACCAATTTTGAGGCAAGGGATTTGCATGAAACGATTTTTGACAATGGCAAGCTTGTGTATACGTCTCCGCCATTAAAAGAAATTCAAGCGTTTGTCAAAGAAAATTTGCGATTGTTTTGGGATGAGTATAAACGGACGATGAATCCCGAACAATATCCCGTCGATTTAAGCCAGGCCTGTTGGGATAACAAAATGGAAAACATTAGGAAGGTGAAGGAGAAGATTGAAAAGCTGGAAGAATATTGA
- the pepF gene encoding oligoendopeptidase F, with translation MKKHLYVWLMIVLLLAPWRAYAADTKYQWNLADIYASEADFERDYQAVVDALPKLSAYEGELARPSNVAKLFALNERIARKLEKLSLYAHLKQDLNIEDESAARLKAKVETLVSDYAAKTSFIEPELLSLSEHTLDKLQKSKPLKPYRYYFEELSERKKHTLSKREEQLLAKLSPIMSDPENIYNNAARGDYEPPSIRTPEGKTISLTDENYTKALEHPDRGYRKRAFQTRFQSYEAIENTSAATLYASVKADELYAKARKYQSGLDAALSADDVPKQVFTNLISTVKDHLPSLHRYVELRKKALGVDRVHSYDMYVPLVDETVTKKMKFPIETAQTLLLKGLKPLGDDYLEHVRRAFEQRWLDAYPRPKKYTGGYNTGAYDTHPFILLNYDESLDGVLTLAHEIGHAMNSVYTNKTQPYHYSGQSIFTAEVASTANEWLMMDYFLKQAKSDEEKLYLLNQQIDQIRGTLYTQVMYSEFEQAIHDKVRQGGSLTAKELNELWLRLLKKYYGPAYAADLEAARGWLRIPHFYDAFYVYKYATSLAASFELVKQMKADETGQATKRYLQFLSAGTSDDPIRLLQKAGVDMTSPKPLENLLSYFDSLVREMEQLLKKQGRL, from the coding sequence ATGAAAAAACATCTATATGTATGGCTAATGATCGTACTGTTGCTTGCTCCATGGCGCGCCTACGCCGCAGACACAAAATATCAATGGAACCTTGCTGACATTTATGCTTCAGAAGCCGATTTCGAGCGCGACTATCAAGCAGTCGTCGATGCGCTGCCAAAACTGTCCGCCTATGAAGGAGAACTAGCGCGGCCTTCCAACGTCGCCAAACTATTTGCCCTTAATGAAAGGATAGCACGAAAGCTCGAAAAATTGTCGCTTTATGCTCATTTAAAACAAGATTTAAATATTGAAGACGAGAGCGCGGCACGGCTGAAAGCAAAAGTGGAAACGCTCGTTTCCGACTATGCGGCTAAAACGTCGTTTATCGAACCGGAACTGCTGTCGCTTTCCGAGCATACGCTTGACAAGCTGCAAAAAAGCAAGCCGCTCAAGCCGTACCGCTATTATTTTGAAGAATTGAGCGAGCGGAAAAAGCATACTCTTTCCAAACGAGAAGAACAGCTGCTCGCCAAGCTCTCTCCCATCATGAGCGACCCGGAAAACATTTATAACAATGCCGCACGCGGCGATTATGAGCCGCCTTCGATCCGCACACCGGAAGGAAAAACGATTTCGCTGACGGATGAAAACTATACAAAAGCGCTTGAACACCCGGACCGCGGCTACCGCAAGCGGGCGTTTCAAACACGTTTTCAAAGCTATGAAGCGATCGAAAACACATCCGCCGCCACGCTATACGCTTCCGTAAAAGCGGATGAACTATACGCGAAAGCACGAAAATATCAATCTGGCCTCGATGCGGCACTATCGGCCGATGATGTGCCAAAACAAGTGTTTACGAATCTCATTTCTACCGTCAAGGATCATTTGCCATCATTGCACCGCTATGTCGAACTTCGCAAAAAAGCACTCGGCGTCGACCGCGTCCATAGTTACGATATGTATGTGCCGCTTGTCGACGAGACGGTCACGAAAAAAATGAAGTTTCCGATCGAAACGGCGCAGACGCTCCTCCTTAAAGGGCTGAAACCGCTCGGGGATGACTACCTCGAACATGTGCGGCGCGCTTTCGAACAGCGCTGGCTTGACGCATATCCGCGTCCGAAAAAATATACGGGCGGCTATAATACGGGAGCGTACGACACCCATCCGTTTATTTTGCTCAACTACGACGAGTCGCTTGATGGCGTGCTGACGCTTGCCCACGAAATCGGGCATGCGATGAATTCCGTCTATACAAACAAAACGCAGCCGTACCATTATTCCGGGCAATCGATTTTTACCGCTGAAGTCGCTTCCACCGCCAACGAATGGCTGATGATGGATTATTTCCTAAAGCAAGCAAAATCGGACGAAGAAAAGCTGTATTTACTCAACCAGCAAATCGATCAAATTCGCGGCACATTATACACGCAAGTGATGTATTCCGAATTTGAACAAGCGATTCACGACAAAGTGCGGCAAGGCGGGAGCTTAACCGCCAAGGAGTTGAACGAGCTTTGGCTTCGCCTATTGAAAAAATATTACGGCCCGGCGTACGCCGCCGATTTAGAAGCCGCGCGCGGCTGGCTGCGCATCCCGCATTTTTATGACGCATTTTACGTCTATAAATACGCCACTTCTCTCGCCGCTTCCTTCGAGCTTGTCAAGCAAATGAAAGCGGATGAAACCGGACAGGCAACGAAACGCTATTTGCAGTTTTTAAGCGCCGGCACATCCGACGACCCGATCCGCCTTTTGCAAAAAGCAGGAGTGGATATGACATCGCCGAAGCCGCTCGAGAACCTGCTGTCTTATTTCGACTCGCTCGTTCGCGAAATGGAACAGCTGTTAAAAAAGCAAGGAAGACTGTAA